The Streptomyces sp. NBC_01353 genome contains a region encoding:
- a CDS encoding COX15/CtaA family protein: protein MLTPLASIARRWTPSPRTLRRAALSAVVMSVLIIVTGGAVRLTGSGLGCDTWPKCTDDSLIVTPEQGYRGAIEFGNRMLTYVLSAAVGWAIIAARSTKPWRRGLTRLGWLQFWIVASNAVLGGITVWMGLNPWTVAGHFIAANALLTVAVITWQRTREGDTTPRPRVPGPVRKLSWAIIAASALLIVLGTGVTGSGKHAGDSSDVPRMPWDWTAAAHLHAIAAWVVCALALAMWLVLRVVDAPDDTRARARDLLIVLLAQGGIGYLQYFTGVPELLVGAHMLGSALMWIAVLRLALSLRERPVSAPEIPAQADSALATA, encoded by the coding sequence GTGCTGACCCCCCTCGCCTCCATCGCCAGGCGCTGGACCCCGTCCCCCCGGACGCTCCGGCGCGCCGCGCTCTCCGCCGTCGTGATGAGCGTGCTCATCATCGTCACGGGAGGCGCGGTCCGGCTCACCGGCTCCGGTCTCGGCTGCGACACCTGGCCCAAGTGCACGGACGACAGCCTCATCGTGACGCCCGAGCAGGGCTATCGCGGCGCGATCGAGTTCGGCAACCGGATGCTCACGTACGTCCTGTCGGCCGCGGTCGGCTGGGCGATCATCGCCGCGCGGTCCACCAAGCCCTGGCGCCGCGGTCTGACCCGGCTCGGCTGGCTGCAGTTCTGGATCGTCGCGAGCAACGCGGTCCTGGGCGGCATCACCGTGTGGATGGGCCTCAACCCGTGGACGGTCGCCGGCCACTTCATCGCCGCGAACGCGCTCCTCACCGTCGCCGTGATCACCTGGCAGCGCACCCGCGAGGGCGACACGACGCCCCGGCCGCGCGTCCCCGGTCCGGTCCGCAAGCTGTCCTGGGCCATCATCGCCGCCTCGGCGCTGCTGATCGTCCTCGGCACCGGAGTGACCGGCTCGGGCAAGCACGCGGGTGACAGCAGCGACGTCCCGCGGATGCCGTGGGACTGGACCGCCGCCGCCCACCTCCACGCCATCGCCGCCTGGGTCGTCTGCGCGCTCGCGCTCGCCATGTGGCTGGTGCTGCGGGTGGTGGACGCTCCCGACGACACCCGGGCCCGCGCCCGCGACCTGCTGATCGTGCTGCTCGCGCAGGGCGGGATCGGGTACCTCCAGTACTTCACCGGGGTCCCCGAGCTCCTGGTCGGCGCGCACATGCTCGGCTCCGCGCTGATGTGGATCGCCGTCCTGCGCCTCGCCCTGAGCCTGCGCGAACGCCCGGTGTCCGCCCCGGAGATCCCGGCCCAGGCCGACTCCGCGCTGGCGACGGCGTAA
- a CDS encoding ABC transporter permease yields the protein MSTGTYAPKPGAAPVGRMIAAQTVLETKMLLRNGEQLLLTVIIPSLLLVLFSTVDIVDTGTDKAVDFLAPGVLALAVMSTAFTGQAIATGFERRYGVLKRLGASPLPRWALMTAKTLSVLVTEVLQVGLLTAIALGLGWSPQGGPFSVLLLLVLGTAAFSGLGLLMAGTLRAEATLAAANLVFLLLLVGGGVIVPLDKFPGAARAVLELLPISALSDGLRDVLQGGAAMPWGQALTLAVWAVLGLGAAAKFFRWE from the coding sequence ATGAGCACGGGAACCTATGCCCCGAAGCCGGGAGCCGCCCCCGTCGGCCGGATGATCGCGGCGCAGACCGTCCTGGAGACGAAGATGCTGCTGCGCAACGGCGAGCAGCTGCTCCTGACGGTGATCATCCCGTCCCTGCTGCTCGTGCTGTTCTCGACCGTCGACATCGTCGACACGGGGACGGACAAGGCCGTCGACTTTCTCGCCCCCGGTGTCCTCGCGCTCGCCGTGATGTCCACCGCCTTCACCGGCCAGGCCATCGCGACCGGCTTCGAGCGCCGCTACGGGGTGCTCAAGCGGCTCGGCGCCTCCCCGCTGCCCCGCTGGGCGCTGATGACCGCCAAGACGCTCTCCGTCCTGGTCACCGAGGTGCTCCAGGTCGGGCTCCTGACGGCGATCGCGCTGGGGCTCGGATGGTCGCCCCAGGGCGGCCCGTTCTCCGTCCTGCTGCTGCTCGTCCTCGGCACGGCCGCCTTCTCGGGCCTCGGCCTGCTGATGGCCGGCACGCTGCGGGCGGAGGCGACGCTGGCCGCCGCGAACCTGGTCTTCCTGCTGCTCCTGGTGGGCGGCGGGGTGATCGTGCCGCTGGACAAGTTCCCGGGCGCGGCCCGCGCCGTACTGGAACTGCTGCCGATCTCGGCGCTCTCCGACGGGCTGCGGGACGTGCTCCAGGGCGGCGCCGCGATGCCGTGGGGACAGGCGCTGACCCTCGCCGTGTGGGCGGTGCTCGGACTCGGCGCGGCGGCGAAGTTCTTCCGCTGGGAGTAG